The proteins below come from a single Azospirillum thiophilum genomic window:
- a CDS encoding pyridoxamine 5'-phosphate oxidase family protein codes for MVRSTTADTTGSTTGSPTGSQTPHGHSRDDVEKLWSLIKGVHVAMMTTLDDNGRLNSRPMATLSHAGFEDGTLWFFTRADSGKVSEIDRHWRVNLAYAAPDKQDYVSVSGIAEVVRDRDKIRFLWRDIMSTWFPNGPDDPEVALLKVSVDQAEYWDSPSSAMVYAYGYVKAKLTGESPDPGDHAKIAFQ; via the coding sequence ATGGTCCGCAGCACAACCGCCGACACCACCGGTTCTACCACCGGCTCCCCCACCGGCTCCCAGACACCCCACGGCCACAGCCGGGACGACGTCGAAAAACTCTGGAGCCTGATCAAGGGGGTCCACGTCGCGATGATGACGACGCTGGACGACAACGGCCGTCTGAACTCCCGCCCGATGGCGACCCTGTCGCATGCCGGGTTCGAGGACGGCACCCTGTGGTTCTTCACCCGCGCCGATTCCGGAAAAGTGTCGGAGATCGACCGCCACTGGCGCGTCAACCTCGCCTACGCCGCCCCGGACAAGCAGGATTACGTGTCGGTCTCCGGCATCGCCGAGGTGGTGCGCGACCGCGACAAGATCCGCTTCCTGTGGCGGGACATCATGTCGACCTGGTTCCCCAACGGCCCGGACGATCCCGAGGTCGCCCTGCTGAAGGTGTCGGTCGATCAGGCCGAATATTGGGACAGCCCGTCGAGCGCCATGGTCTACGCCTATGGCTATGTGAAGGCGAAGCTGACCGGCGAGTCGCCCGATCCCGGCGACCATGCGAAGATCGCCTTCCAGTAA
- a CDS encoding histidine phosphatase family protein yields MTALSVTPLTVTRWWLIRHAPVHNPGNVICGASDREADTADRAAAAALAASLPADALWLTSPLRRSRQTAQALWQRAPRLAGTAVVEPALTEQDFGDWEGISHDTAATRDAEAAARFWRNPARHAPPGGESFATVMERTADALRRLTALHAGRDVVAVIHAGTIRGALATALDLTPEAALRLRIDPWSLTRLDHYGAGAGDDVETGAGSWSVGGVNARHGTF; encoded by the coding sequence ATGACCGCGCTGAGCGTCACCCCCCTGACCGTCACCCGCTGGTGGCTGATCCGCCATGCGCCGGTCCACAATCCCGGCAACGTCATCTGCGGGGCGAGCGACCGCGAGGCCGACACCGCCGACCGCGCCGCAGCGGCGGCGCTGGCGGCCTCCCTGCCCGCCGATGCGCTGTGGCTGACCAGCCCGCTCCGCCGCAGCCGGCAGACCGCACAGGCGCTGTGGCAGCGGGCGCCGCGCCTGGCCGGCACCGCGGTGGTGGAACCGGCGCTGACCGAGCAGGATTTCGGCGACTGGGAGGGCATCAGCCACGACACCGCCGCGACGCGCGATGCGGAGGCCGCCGCCCGCTTCTGGCGCAACCCGGCCCGCCACGCCCCGCCGGGCGGCGAGAGCTTCGCCACGGTGATGGAGCGGACGGCGGACGCGCTGCGGCGGCTGACCGCGCTGCATGCGGGACGCGACGTGGTCGCGGTCATCCATGCCGGCACCATCCGCGGCGCGCTGGCCACGGCGCTGGATCTGACGCCGGAAGCGGCGCTGCGGCTGCGGATCGATCCGTGGTCGCTGACCCGGCTCGATCACTATGGCGCCGGCGCAGGCGACGATGTGGAAACCGGGGCCGGCTCCTGGTCGGTCGGGGGAGTGAATGCGAGGCACGGAACCTTTTGA